The Falsibacillus pallidus genome contains a region encoding:
- a CDS encoding DinB family protein: MDHSVLKMYDYHLWANEVILNRLKELPQDIFHMEVKSGFSSVAKTMAHIYLTDLAWLEIISGKSMSDAMALTHQLNEQLETKNIEEMEAGFYDLSKRYKDFLSSQQDYEAVFEVDNPYAGLLETTVSETILHVVTHGSYHRGNIATMLRQIGHTSVMQDFGLFLYSK; encoded by the coding sequence ATGGATCATTCTGTCTTAAAAATGTACGACTACCACTTATGGGCAAATGAAGTTATTTTAAATCGCTTAAAAGAACTGCCGCAAGACATTTTTCATATGGAAGTTAAGAGTGGTTTTTCTTCGGTGGCAAAAACAATGGCACATATATACCTCACAGATTTAGCCTGGCTCGAAATTATTTCTGGTAAAAGCATGAGTGATGCAATGGCACTTACACATCAATTGAACGAACAGCTGGAAACAAAAAATATAGAGGAAATGGAAGCTGGTTTTTATGATTTATCTAAACGATATAAAGACTTTTTAAGTAGTCAACAAGATTATGAAGCAGTGTTTGAAGTTGATAATCCATATGCTGGTCTCCTGGAAACGACGGTTTCTGAAACCATACTACATGTCGTCACACACGGATCATATCACCGTGGGAATATAGCTACCATGCTGCGGCAAATTGGTCATACCTCTGTTATGCAGGATTTTGGATTATTTCTATATTCAAAATAA
- a CDS encoding SRPBCC family protein — MNNITKMKILKPVNELFEALVDPSKIGNFWFTSSSERWEQGKTITLKYDEYNAQGDIKITEIELNKKIAFYWGANEEGNKVTITLNELGNSESIIEINEEGFNENEDNIINQLLDTKEGWVYMLTCLKGYLEYGVNLRASLVK, encoded by the coding sequence ATGAACAACATTACGAAAATGAAAATATTGAAGCCTGTTAATGAATTGTTTGAAGCTTTAGTTGACCCTTCAAAAATAGGTAACTTTTGGTTCACGTCGAGTTCCGAAAGATGGGAACAAGGTAAGACAATTACACTTAAATATGATGAATATAATGCTCAAGGCGATATAAAAATAACAGAAATCGAGTTAAATAAGAAAATCGCCTTTTATTGGGGTGCGAATGAGGAAGGGAATAAAGTTACGATTACCTTGAATGAATTAGGTAATTCTGAAAGTATCATTGAAATCAACGAAGAAGGTTTTAACGAAAATGAAGACAATATAATAAATCAATTGTTAGATACTAAAGAGGGCTGGGTTTATATGTTGACCTGTTTGAAGGGTTATTTAGAATATGGCGTTAATTTGAGGGCTTCATTAGTTAAGTAA
- a CDS encoding class I SAM-dependent methyltransferase, which yields MDTTQLNSAAWDKKVEEGSRYTQAVSSEIIKKSKSGEWEITVTTEKSVPRNWFPKSLEGLKILCLASGGGQQAPVLAAAGADVTVTDISKKQLEQDEIVAKRDGLTLKTVQGDMSDLSDFENEYFDIVINPVSNLFVKDVRPVWNEISRVLKNKGILIAGFTNPLLWIFDDNQERLGILDVKHSIPSSTLDYLPEDEVQDYMNSNQTIEYAHTLEDQIQGQIDAGFVISGFYEDDFGGTRILDKHIKTFIATRAIKLQID from the coding sequence ATGGATACAACACAACTAAATAGCGCAGCTTGGGATAAGAAGGTTGAAGAGGGTTCTAGATACACCCAAGCTGTAAGCAGTGAAATAATTAAAAAAAGTAAATCTGGTGAATGGGAAATCACTGTCACTACTGAAAAATCAGTTCCGAGGAATTGGTTTCCGAAATCTTTAGAAGGATTGAAAATTCTTTGTTTAGCATCTGGTGGAGGGCAGCAAGCTCCAGTGTTAGCTGCGGCTGGAGCTGATGTAACCGTTACTGATATCTCTAAAAAACAATTAGAACAGGATGAAATTGTAGCTAAACGTGATGGTTTAACTTTAAAAACGGTTCAAGGCGATATGTCGGATCTTAGCGACTTTGAAAATGAATATTTTGATATTGTCATTAATCCCGTTTCTAATTTATTTGTAAAAGATGTTCGCCCTGTATGGAATGAAATTTCAAGGGTTTTAAAAAACAAGGGCATTTTAATAGCTGGATTCACAAATCCTTTATTATGGATTTTTGATGATAATCAAGAGAGATTAGGTATTCTTGATGTGAAACATTCCATCCCATCATCTACATTAGATTATTTGCCAGAAGATGAAGTTCAAGACTATATGAATTCTAATCAAACAATAGAATATGCACATACATTGGAAGATCAAATTCAAGGACAGATAGACGCAGGATTTGTTATTTCAGGTTTTTATGAAGATGATTTTGGCGGCACAAGAATTTTAGACAAACATATTAAAACTTTTATTGCTACAAGAGCAATAAAGCTACAGATCGATTAA
- a CDS encoding potassium channel family protein translates to MSIYIIIEVVRRIQNTVRHLIIFPKIITVMLSVILLLGYLEYFFEKGHSPYFHSWWDGIWFAVITSATVGYGDKYPVTPQGQAIAIAMIVLGGSLLAVLLANIGGTLALRISRKERGLLSAKHMKDHVVICHWNQQAKSAIIDYKKRHHGVKFVLIDGYIEENPMDRYNVHFIRGNFNEDETLMKANIEHAKTVLIFGDKRIDENTADAKAMKAILAIKHLNPDAHVIVESLSGDIRSLKRVGADEVIDTGEINGRLLVQSSTSIGISEVIQELLAHETNNDFFETPVPRRYVGWPFGELAQELRQRGVNLIAIRNDQTRLNPPYDMKVTDECKLIYISEKQI, encoded by the coding sequence GTGTCCATTTACATTATTATCGAAGTTGTCCGGCGCATCCAGAATACCGTCAGACACCTCATCATTTTCCCAAAAATCATAACCGTCATGCTGTCGGTCATTCTGCTGCTCGGGTACCTGGAGTATTTTTTCGAAAAAGGGCACTCCCCTTATTTCCACTCTTGGTGGGATGGCATTTGGTTTGCCGTCATTACGAGCGCTACGGTTGGCTATGGGGACAAGTATCCCGTCACCCCGCAAGGACAGGCGATCGCCATTGCCATGATTGTCCTCGGGGGCAGTCTGCTTGCCGTCCTTCTGGCCAATATCGGCGGGACGCTGGCGCTGAGAATAAGTCGAAAGGAGCGAGGACTTTTGAGTGCAAAACATATGAAAGACCACGTTGTCATCTGCCACTGGAATCAGCAGGCGAAATCAGCCATCATCGATTATAAGAAGCGTCACCATGGCGTCAAGTTTGTCTTGATCGACGGCTACATAGAAGAGAATCCCATGGATCGATACAATGTTCACTTCATCCGCGGAAACTTTAATGAAGATGAAACGCTGATGAAAGCGAACATCGAGCATGCGAAGACCGTCCTAATCTTCGGCGACAAACGGATAGACGAGAATACCGCAGATGCCAAAGCCATGAAAGCCATTTTGGCCATCAAGCACCTCAATCCCGATGCACACGTCATCGTCGAATCCTTATCCGGCGATATCCGCTCTCTCAAACGGGTAGGAGCCGACGAAGTGATTGATACGGGTGAAATCAACGGCAGGCTTCTGGTCCAGAGCTCCACTTCCATCGGGATTTCCGAAGTCATCCAAGAGTTATTAGCCCACGAAACGAACAACGATTTCTTCGAGACGCCTGTCCCGCGTAGATATGTAGGCTGGCCATTTGGCGAATTGGCCCAGGAACTGCGGCAGCGCGGCGTCAACCTCATTGCCATCCGCAATGACCAGACCCGACTCAATCCTCCGTATGACATGAAAGTCACGGATGAATGCAAGCTTATTTATATTTCTGAGAAACAGATTTAG
- a CDS encoding class I SAM-dependent methyltransferase, which yields MDLKQRIKEFIDIQYQSPRGILGLFVGEKMVLQHRRETLWTINLLKLKKEERVLEIGCGAGYAMENILAQPNVQFVVGLDISKSILRSARIRNRRAIREGTAKLLLGSVSDIPLDNELFTRVFSIHSIYFWDITPETISEIYRVLKPNGTVTITLCNGKNGETWTGIQNMLEEKLIPLMLQMGFKDIKILKGPNSRKFHTVAVFGEK from the coding sequence ATGGATTTAAAACAAAGAATTAAAGAATTTATTGATATTCAATATCAATCGCCGAGGGGCATCTTAGGTTTATTTGTTGGAGAAAAGATGGTTTTGCAACACCGTCGAGAGACATTATGGACAATCAATTTATTAAAATTAAAAAAAGAAGAAAGGGTATTAGAAATCGGATGTGGGGCTGGATATGCAATGGAAAATATACTTGCCCAACCTAATGTCCAATTTGTAGTAGGGTTGGACATATCAAAATCCATCCTTCGATCAGCTAGAATAAGAAATAGACGAGCAATACGGGAAGGTACAGCTAAATTACTTTTAGGCAGCGTAAGCGACATCCCCCTGGACAATGAGTTGTTTACCAGAGTATTTAGTATCCATTCTATATATTTTTGGGACATTACTCCGGAGACTATTTCTGAAATTTATAGGGTTTTAAAGCCAAATGGAACCGTAACAATAACTCTTTGTAACGGTAAAAATGGTGAAACGTGGACCGGGATACAAAATATGTTAGAAGAAAAGTTAATCCCTTTAATGTTACAAATGGGTTTTAAAGATATAAAAATTTTAAAAGGACCTAATTCAAGAAAATTTCATACTGTTGCTGTTTTTGGAGAAAAGTAA
- a CDS encoding LysR family transcriptional regulator: MDINQLKAFEHVVRLGSFSKAARYLNLSQPTVSIRIQGLEKEVGGGLFYRVGKRVELTDIGKGFLPYARQAMEILAKGVERAQLMQEGKVGHISIGTIPSFTSGIFSSVVAYLYKNYPDIKLEIHTGHNQQIIEMLYDGFIKIGFMTKPYFNTDIKNIHTFKESLVLVAHHSHPITSSNNRNLSFSDVLKGSKPYIIVDWSEESKHWQKSMLNPKIDYLELPPTTALDLVLSNNGVALLTESMVTELLEEKKLVKLQPTDIPTLYREIALVSLETELNLSSTAMRFINAFRNNKISK, encoded by the coding sequence TTGGACATTAATCAATTAAAGGCATTCGAACACGTAGTTAGATTGGGGAGTTTTAGTAAAGCAGCAAGATACCTAAACCTATCTCAACCTACAGTTAGTATTAGAATACAAGGGCTGGAAAAGGAGGTTGGCGGCGGTCTATTTTACCGCGTAGGAAAAAGAGTAGAACTTACTGATATTGGGAAGGGCTTCTTGCCATATGCAAGACAAGCTATGGAGATTTTAGCAAAAGGTGTTGAAAGAGCGCAGCTTATGCAAGAGGGAAAAGTAGGTCATATTTCAATTGGAACTATCCCCTCTTTTACTTCTGGAATCTTTAGTTCAGTAGTTGCTTACCTCTATAAAAATTACCCTGATATAAAACTAGAAATACATACTGGTCATAATCAGCAAATCATTGAAATGCTTTATGATGGTTTTATTAAAATAGGATTCATGACAAAGCCTTATTTTAATACGGATATTAAGAATATTCATACATTCAAGGAGTCACTTGTATTAGTTGCTCATCATTCACATCCTATTACATCGTCAAATAATAGAAACCTTAGTTTTTCTGATGTCCTAAAAGGGAGCAAACCCTATATAATTGTGGATTGGAGTGAGGAAAGCAAACATTGGCAAAAATCCATGCTTAACCCTAAAATTGATTATTTAGAATTACCTCCTACCACAGCATTGGACTTAGTTCTTTCTAATAATGGAGTAGCACTTTTAACAGAATCAATGGTTACTGAGCTGTTAGAAGAAAAAAAATTAGTCAAACTGCAACCAACTGATATTCCGACTTTATATCGTGAAATTGCCCTGGTGAGCTTAGAAACAGAGCTTAACTTATCTTCAACAGCAATGAGGTTTATTAATGCTTTTAGGAACAATAAAATAAGCAAGTAA
- a CDS encoding SRPBCC domain-containing protein: MDNNLNHSFEFTRVFDAPRELVFKAWTETIHFSKWWGPKEFTLKVVIMNARSGGRFLGFLTSTDGNRVMWRKFTYQEVIEPEKVSFIQSFSDEQGNTVEAPFSGSWPLEIMNVITLEEDEGKTVLKLKGFPVDASAEEQESYNSMAPMLQKDLEGTFDKIADYLVSLK, encoded by the coding sequence ATGGATAACAATCTGAATCATTCATTCGAATTTACGCGAGTATTCGATGCCCCTCGCGAACTTGTTTTCAAAGCATGGACAGAGACTATACATTTCTCGAAATGGTGGGGGCCAAAAGAGTTCACCCTCAAAGTCGTTATAATGAATGCTCGATCAGGTGGCAGGTTTTTAGGTTTTCTGACGTCTACTGACGGAAATCGAGTTATGTGGAGAAAATTTACATACCAAGAGGTTATCGAACCGGAAAAAGTGTCTTTTATCCAATCTTTTTCCGATGAACAAGGCAATACGGTCGAAGCGCCTTTTAGTGGGAGCTGGCCACTTGAAATTATGAATGTCATCACGCTTGAAGAAGACGAAGGCAAAACTGTTTTAAAACTGAAAGGCTTTCCTGTGGACGCTTCCGCTGAGGAACAAGAATCATACAACAGTATGGCTCCAATGCTTCAAAAAGATCTTGAAGGTACTTTCGATAAAATCGCAGACTATCTTGTCTCCCTGAAATAG